The stretch of DNA TCGAAAAGACCCCGATAGGAATCTTTCTTATAATATCCCCCTCAGTCCTTCCGTCCCCGTACTCGAACCGCCTTTTTCTCCGAGCATCTGTTCGCGAATAATCGCCCACTGCTCGCGGGCCGCCCGAATCATCGCCGCATCCATAATTTTCTGGTCATTGACCAGACGCGAGAACCATTTAATCGCCTCATTGAACCAGCCAATGCGCCGGTTAAGTTCCCCGATCAGAAACATCAGGCGCGCATCATTTCCGGCTACCCCGTCCCGCTCAAATACATTAATGTAGGACTCCAGCGAATAATGAAGAAAGCGCTGTTCTTGCTCGGTGTTGCCCTGATACCGGTACATCCAGGCGATATGATGCAGAAGGCTGGCAACGATGCGCTCTTTGTCGCCTATGGCCTGCGCGCAGAGCAGCGCCAGCTTGTATGTCTCCAGCGCCTCCTCCCAGTTCCGCTTGCCTCCGAAATCACGGAGCTGCCAGCGGCTGCCTACCCGCTCACTAAAAGCCTTCCGCTGCCATTCGGCCAGCTTGCCCGCGGAGTTCTCCGTGGAGGCGAAGCCGCAGAAGGGACATACCCGGACGACGTAGTAATCGGGATTTTCTTCCTTGTAATATGAGCAAAAATCCGCATCCCGGCGAACAGCCCTCTTAAGGCTGGGACGCACTCTGGAGGTTACGAATTCGCGTTCACAATTGCAACAGGTTACTTTAATGGAGTATAGGGGCTCCAAATAGGTCATGTGCCCTCAATCCTTTCGCGTCAGTCATGCTTCAATCTCTTTCTCCGGGCATGTTGACAAAATGGCGGGCCGGGCCTGCAAGCCGGTGCAGTATGAGCGATCGGAGCGTCTCTTCTACTCCGGTTTCCTCCAGCGCTTCTCCCATGCAGCCCAGCCACTCCTCCGACCGTTCCTCCGTGATCGGCACATGCATATGACGCGCTCTCATCATTGGCTGACCGTACAGCTCGGAATACAGCTGCGGACCGCCGAAGAACTGAGTGAGGAAGCGGTATTGCTTGTCCATAACGGGGGCGATGTCTGCCGGAAACAGCGGGCCGAGCCGCGGATGCGCCTGCACTTTACTATAAAACACTTCCACCAGTTTGCGCAGCTTCTCGGCTCCTCCCAAATTTTCAAATATGCTTTTCTCCGGATTCATTGATGCAACCAACTTTCTGCCGACTTTAATAGTATTGACCTACTCATTATACCAAAATCAGGGTCGTTCGGCATCTTGCTAACGCGAAAAACGAGAGAAAAAATTCCTATATACCTAATAAATAAGCCCCATACCCCAAACCTTCGTCCTAAGAAAAGGTACCTATCGCTTAAATGTGAAAAAAAGTTCAATATTCCCTAAAAAAAGCCAAAAAAGACGCTAAACCAATGTTTAGCGTCTGCAGCATATTAATAGGTCCGCCAATCCTCATCACCGGGAGAGACGAGGGAGGCCCGGATGACATAAACAAAAGCGCAAACGAGAACGCCGGCAACTACGCTCATCATCATCACTCCATCCCTGAATATTAAAGTTTTCGGAAAGGTGCTTTAATTAATTTTATATTACCACAAATACAGTAAAAATGCACCCTCGATTGTAACCGCTTACTTATTTTTTTGTACTGTTTGTCCCTCTACATACATACATCTTACCATAGACCGGGAGGCGTATAAAATGACCTTAAAAAAGCTAAGCCGCTTGCTCTGGGCCTTGGGACTCGCCGGCTGTATGCTATTGGTACTGCTTTATCCCGAAGCTTCTCTTGGTGCCGCCCTGCGGGGAATGGCTATCTGGTGGGATGTGCTGTTCCCGTCGCTCTTTCCTTTCTTTGTCATCTCCGAACTCATGCTCGGCTTCGGAGTCGTCCACCTGTTCGGCGCTCTGTTCGATCCGCTGATGCGCCCGCTGTTCCGCATTCCAGGCAGCGGCGGCTTCGTGCTGGCGATGGGCTATGTGTCCGGCTATCCGGTCGGAGCCCGGCTGACGGCCAAGCTGCGGGAGCAGAGCTTGCTCACCCGCGTCGAAGGGGAACGGCTCGTAGCTTGTACGACTTCCTCCGATCCAATCTTCCTGCTAGGCGCTGTTTCGGTCGGATTTTTTCATAATCCAGCGTTGGGACCCTGCCTGGCGCTGGCCCATTACGGGAGCGGCCTGCTCGTAGGACTGCTGATGTCCTTTCACGGACGAAGGGAAGAGCGAAACGCCGCGGCCGGGCAGAAGTCCGCCCCGCTGCGTGAAACGTCTCGATCCGGCAAGCCGGAGAAGGAGCGGCCGGAAGCTGGCCGTCTCCGTACCGCCCTCGCTTCCATGGCCGAAGCGCGCCGCCGGGACGGGCGGACGCTCGGGGAACTGCTGAAGGGGGCGGTGCAATCCTCTTTGCAGCTTATTATTGTCGTAGGAGGGCTCGTTGTATTCTTCACTGTGCTGATGGAACTGCTGAACCGGGCGGGAGTAATGGCCTTCCTCTTCTCGGTAATCGGGCGGTTTCTTTCGGTTTTAGGTTTCCCTTCGGGGCTGACCGAGGCGGTAACCAGCGGCTTTTTCGAGGTTACGCTCGGCGCCAAAGCGGCCGGAAGCGCGTCAGCCGCACTCCCCTTCAAAGCCGCCGCCGCCGCATTCATTCTGTCCTGGGGCGGCCTGTCCGTGCATGCTCAGGTCTCCAGCATCTGGAACGGGACGGGACTCCGTTATCTGCCTTTTGCCGCCGCTCGTATACTGCATGCTTTCATGTCGGCCGGACTGACGCTGCTTCTCTGGCGGCCGATGATGGAAGCTTCGCCGGCGCTGGCTCCGCCCTGGACGCCGGGTCCCGCCCTGTACTCTCCCGCAGCCGGGTTCGTGCTTCTCGCCCTGCTGCTGGCCGGCACCTTGCTGCTGTCGCTTGCGGCGGCCGCCTCCGGCAGAGTCCTGCGGATTCTTCTCCGGCGCTGATAGTAGAGGGACGTGCATGCCCGCACGTCGGGAAAGGCGCTTTTCGCCGAAATTTCCTTAAGAACGGCCGCCTTTCTCGGACGAAGAGATGCATTCGTTTTTTTCGGGCTCAGTCTTTCCCCCGTTAAACATTGTTTTCCTAAGCAAGATTGATTATGATCGGTGTATGACAGAACCAACAAAGGAGTCTATTCATCTTGAGATATTATGTCCTGGACCGTGGCGATCAACTGTCCATTGATCTCAGTCAACAGTTTCATAAGCTTGCTGAAGAGCGGGGTCTGCAGCTCGATGCCGAGTCTCCCGAAATCGTAGTCTCCATCGGAGGAGACGGCACAATGCTTCATGCCTTCCATACCTTTATCGATCGGATTCCCGAGCTCGCCTTCGTCGGCGTTCATACCGGCCATCTCGGTTTCTATGCCGACTGGAAGTGCGAGGAACTCTCCACTCTGGTCGATTATATGTGCGGAAAAGGCGATCCCGGGCCGCATAAGCCGCGCATCGTGAAATACCCGCTTGTTGAGCTGGAAATCCATAGGAAATCGGGGACTACTTCGCATATCGCCCTTAACGAGTTCACTCTTAAAGGGGTTGAGGGCACGGTGGTTCTCCAGATCGACATTAACGACGAGACATTCGAGATGTTCCGCGGCGACGGCATCTGTGTTTCCACCCCCTCTGGGAGCACAGCCTACAATAAAAGTCTCGGAGGCGCGATGGTTCATCCCTCGATTGAGGCGCTGCAGATTGCGGAAGTCGCGTCGATTAACAATCGGGTGTTCCGGACGATGGGCTCCCCGCTGCTCCTGCCCAAGCATCATCACTGTGATATTTTCTCCCGGAGAGAGCAGAGGCTGATGCTGACCGTTGACCATACCAACTACCCTATCGATGATCTGATCTCTGTCAGATGCCAGGTATCGGAGAAAAAGGTCAGCTTCGCCCGTTACCGTCCGTTTCCGTTCTGGAAGCGCGTGCGTTCCGCATTCCTGGTATAGCATCAGTTACCGTCATCCCTTCACTAGTTCAGCTTCTCGTGCAAACAGCCGGTGCGTTATCTATGCGCCGGCCGCCGCCGCATGGGCTTTACCGCCCTATCAATCTAGTGGGACAGGCTTTTAATTTGATAGACAGAGAGAGAAACGGAATGGTATAATGAGCCTATTTTACAAATAGTTACATATAGAAGGAGAGAAATTTGTTGAAAAAATGGTTCATTATGCTGGGGGTCTTGTTGTTGTCCCTGGCTCTAGCGGTCCCCGCGCTCGCCGCGCCCGCGCCGATCAAGGTTTATATTGACGGCATCCAGCTTTCCTTTTCCTCTGGCTCTCCTTATTTGCAGAACGGCTCCGTTATGGTCCCATTCCGGGCCGTGTTCGAGAAGCTCGGCTTGAAGGTAGGCTGGGACCCCGCCAGCCGCGCAGTAACCGGCACAAGCCCGGAGCTTAGCTTGAAGCTGACCATCGGCAGCAGCCGCGCCGCGGTCAACAGCGTGGTCCGCAAGCTGCCGGCCGCTCCCGTGGAGTCCGGCGGAACCGCTTATGTGCCGCTGCGTTTTGTCGGCGAAGCCACCGGCGGCGGCGTAGTCTGGAACGCGTCCTCAAGAAGCGTCCAAATTACGAGACCCATATCCAGCAGCCGGGATAAAGCGGACATTGTCTCCCTGATGAGCACGCTGACGAGCTATTTTAACTCGGAGAATACAGCGGGGATTACCTCTTTGTCCCAGGCAGGCTCGGACTTCGCTCTGAGTATCAGCGCCCTTGAATTTTCATTCCGCAATTACGATTTGAAGAGCGAAATCAAAAGCGTCGATATCCTTAGCCTTGAGGCGAATGAAGCTACGGTGGCTACAGTAGAGACCTCCACCCGCATCGGAGGAGCCTATATTCCGGACACGCAGGACGAGTATATCTATACCCTTGTCCGTAACGGATCATGGAAGGTATCGAATATACAGAATCAGAAATCGACCCTTCTCTTGACGCGAGACCAAGGCATGAAGCCCGCTGAAATGCCGCAAAGCATCAGCACGGCC from Paenibacillus sophorae encodes:
- the ylbJ gene encoding sporulation integral membrane protein YlbJ, translated to MTLKKLSRLLWALGLAGCMLLVLLYPEASLGAALRGMAIWWDVLFPSLFPFFVISELMLGFGVVHLFGALFDPLMRPLFRIPGSGGFVLAMGYVSGYPVGARLTAKLREQSLLTRVEGERLVACTTSSDPIFLLGAVSVGFFHNPALGPCLALAHYGSGLLVGLLMSFHGRREERNAAAGQKSAPLRETSRSGKPEKERPEAGRLRTALASMAEARRRDGRTLGELLKGAVQSSLQLIIVVGGLVVFFTVLMELLNRAGVMAFLFSVIGRFLSVLGFPSGLTEAVTSGFFEVTLGAKAAGSASAALPFKAAAAAFILSWGGLSVHAQVSSIWNGTGLRYLPFAAARILHAFMSAGLTLLLWRPMMEASPALAPPWTPGPALYSPAAGFVLLALLLAGTLLLSLAAAASGRVLRILLRR
- a CDS encoding globin, with protein sequence MNPEKSIFENLGGAEKLRKLVEVFYSKVQAHPRLGPLFPADIAPVMDKQYRFLTQFFGGPQLYSELYGQPMMRARHMHVPITEERSEEWLGCMGEALEETGVEETLRSLILHRLAGPARHFVNMPGERD
- a CDS encoding copper amine oxidase N-terminal domain-containing protein is translated as MKKWFIMLGVLLLSLALAVPALAAPAPIKVYIDGIQLSFSSGSPYLQNGSVMVPFRAVFEKLGLKVGWDPASRAVTGTSPELSLKLTIGSSRAAVNSVVRKLPAAPVESGGTAYVPLRFVGEATGGGVVWNASSRSVQITRPISSSRDKADIVSLMSTLTSYFNSENTAGITSLSQAGSDFALSISALEFSFRNYDLKSEIKSVDILSLEANEATVATVETSTRIGGAYIPDTQDEYIYTLVRNGSWKVSNIQNQKSTLLLTRDQGMKPAEMPQSISTAIQELLKRHYQNLNDKNVAGTLSTLTSHGEAHKDTQKKSWEDFFKSYNLSYAVSASNVFYYSENEAAAYVERQITDKNESASHNQTLILILNKSAEGTWTISDSYTVSDTMEDGSNNP
- a CDS encoding NAD kinase is translated as MRYYVLDRGDQLSIDLSQQFHKLAEERGLQLDAESPEIVVSIGGDGTMLHAFHTFIDRIPELAFVGVHTGHLGFYADWKCEELSTLVDYMCGKGDPGPHKPRIVKYPLVELEIHRKSGTTSHIALNEFTLKGVEGTVVLQIDINDETFEMFRGDGICVSTPSGSTAYNKSLGGAMVHPSIEALQIAEVASINNRVFRTMGSPLLLPKHHHCDIFSRREQRLMLTVDHTNYPIDDLISVRCQVSEKKVSFARYRPFPFWKRVRSAFLV
- a CDS encoding DUF2225 domain-containing protein, whose protein sequence is MTYLEPLYSIKVTCCNCEREFVTSRVRPSLKRAVRRDADFCSYYKEENPDYYVVRVCPFCGFASTENSAGKLAEWQRKAFSERVGSRWQLRDFGGKRNWEEALETYKLALLCAQAIGDKERIVASLLHHIAWMYRYQGNTEQEQRFLHYSLESYINVFERDGVAGNDARLMFLIGELNRRIGWFNEAIKWFSRLVNDQKIMDAAMIRAAREQWAIIREQMLGEKGGSSTGTEGLRGIL